Proteins found in one Misgurnus anguillicaudatus chromosome 3, ASM2758022v2, whole genome shotgun sequence genomic segment:
- the LOC129443914 gene encoding uncharacterized protein, producing the protein MFGLFFVISLLVIPGMCSQTGTVKYLNAVKCVIKGSETLLFGSFTYPDGLNITKIFWTIDPVKDVETPDLSEIPEYKDRVKYILDKKQNFILKLSNVTDEDEHVYYMKILTNVEKEKYLGRPGVQLKVTELRVEIYNDGNSTVLFCKTTCNLPSKTKYIWYKNKSPLSESFSSNKLILQSVSRDDEGDYSCAVRGDEHLKSPAATLTVRSGSNTVLHVTAGIVAALICICIAVVTMRIIRKIADTGIRSDRSKQAS; encoded by the exons ATGTTTGGTCTTTTCTTTGTAATCAGTCTGCTTGTGATCCCAG GAATGTGTAGCCAAACCGGgacagtaaaatatttaaacgcAGTAAAATGTGTCATAAAGGGCTCAGAGACACTTCTGTTTGGCAGTTTCACCTATCCTGATGGTCTCAATATAACCAAGATATTTTGGACCATAGATCCAGTAAAAGATGTGGAGACACCCGATCTGTCTGAAATACCAGAATATAAAGACAGAGTTAAATACATTCTGGATAAGAAACAAAACTTCATTCTCAAACTGAGTAATGTAACAGATGAGGATGAGCATGTGTACTACATGAAAATCTTGACAAATGTAGAAAAAGAAAAGTATTTGGGTCGTCCTGGAGTTCAGCTGAAAGTGACAG AGCTCAGGGTTGAGATTTACAATGATGGAAATTCTACAGTTTTATTTTGCAAAACCACATGCAACCTTCCaagcaaaacaaaatatatttggtACAAAAACAAAAGTCCTTTATCAGAATCATTCAGTAGTAATAAACTGATACTGCAGTCTGTGAGCAGAGATGATGAAGGAGACTACAGCTGTGCCGTGAGAGGAGATGAACATCTGAAATCTCCAGCTGCCACACTTACTGTCAGAT CTGGCAGTAATACAGTTCTGCACGTAACTGCAGGAATCGTGGCTGCACTCATCTGCATCTGCATTGCTGTTGTAACAATGAGAATCATAAG